A section of the Leptotrichia buccalis C-1013-b genome encodes:
- a CDS encoding 5-formyltetrahydrofolate cyclo-ligase: MKNEKLNLQLEKDKIRQEILKKRNNLSTEEVEKKSDLIIQNLEKFIKNAENIMIFMDMKNEVRITKLMKLYPEKSFFIPKITDSKNREMKINKYNENELVLHKFGYYESSSSDFYNENILDIVIVPAVVFDFEKNRIGFGGGYYDTFLKKVREKNKKVLFIGICYDFQIVDEVPTESHDMILNFIVSENKVI, from the coding sequence ATGAAAAATGAAAAGTTAAACTTACAGCTAGAAAAGGATAAAATTAGACAAGAAATTTTGAAAAAAAGAAATAATTTATCCACTGAAGAAGTAGAAAAAAAAAGTGATTTAATTATTCAAAATTTAGAAAAATTTATAAAAAATGCTGAAAATATAATGATTTTTATGGATATGAAAAATGAAGTGAGAATCACAAAATTGATGAAACTTTATCCTGAGAAAAGTTTTTTTATTCCAAAAATTACAGATAGTAAAAATAGAGAAATGAAAATTAATAAATATAACGAAAATGAGCTTGTATTACATAAATTTGGATATTATGAATCTTCTTCCAGCGATTTTTATAACGAAAACATTTTGGATATTGTAATTGTTCCAGCAGTTGTCTTTGATTTTGAAAAAAATCGAATTGGATTTGGCGGTGGATATTATGATACGTTTTTGAAAAAAGTTAGAGAAAAAAATAAAAAAGTTTTGTTTATTGGTATATGTTATGATTTTCAAATAGTTGATGAAGTTCCAACAGAAAGTCATGATATGATTTTAAATTTTATAGTTAGTGAAAATAAAGTTATTTAA
- the xseB gene encoding exodeoxyribonuclease VII small subunit has translation MAVKKQSYEENIAQIDEILEKLESEELSLDDSISEYEKAIKLIKDSEKLLESGEGKVMKVLEKNGKLEMEKFE, from the coding sequence ATGGCAGTAAAAAAACAAAGTTATGAAGAAAATATTGCACAAATTGATGAAATTTTGGAAAAATTGGAAAGTGAAGAATTGTCGCTAGATGATTCGATTTCTGAATACGAGAAGGCGATTAAGCTCATTAAAGATTCGGAAAAATTGCTTGAATCTGGAGAAGGGAAAGTTATGAAGGTGCTTGAAAAAAATGGGAAACTGGAAATGGAAAAGTTTGAATAA
- a CDS encoding polyprenyl synthetase family protein: MLREYLEDKKKIVEGNLKELLGNYENKYPEKLSEAMEYAVMNGGKRIRPILMYMICDLFEKNNCKSYDKIKEIAAALEFIHCYSLVHDDLPAMDNDDYRRGKLTVHKKYNEAIGVLVGDVLLTEAFGIIANSKSLGDKNKIEIISKLSEYAGFFGMVGGQFVDMESENKKVEIDTLKYIHAHKTGKLLTAAIELPMIALDIESEKREKMVEYSKLLGIAFQIKDDILDIEGNFEEIGKKSNDAQNEKTTYPSIFGLEKSKKLLQEYLEKAKKIIENEFEGNQLFLELTDYFGNRKK; this comes from the coding sequence ATGTTACGGGAATATTTGGAAGATAAAAAGAAAATTGTAGAAGGCAATTTAAAGGAATTACTTGGCAATTATGAAAATAAATATCCTGAAAAATTGTCGGAGGCAATGGAATATGCGGTTATGAACGGAGGAAAGCGAATACGTCCTATTTTGATGTATATGATTTGTGATTTGTTTGAAAAAAATAATTGTAAAAGTTATGATAAAATTAAGGAAATTGCTGCTGCACTTGAGTTTATACATTGCTATTCACTTGTTCACGATGATTTACCAGCGATGGACAATGATGATTACAGACGTGGTAAACTTACAGTTCACAAAAAATACAATGAAGCAATTGGGGTTCTTGTGGGAGATGTTCTTTTGACAGAAGCCTTTGGAATAATTGCTAATTCTAAAAGTTTAGGAGATAAAAATAAGATTGAAATTATTTCGAAATTGTCTGAATATGCAGGATTTTTTGGAATGGTTGGCGGGCAGTTTGTGGATATGGAGTCTGAAAATAAGAAAGTGGAAATTGACACATTAAAATATATTCACGCTCATAAGACTGGAAAATTACTGACTGCTGCGATTGAATTGCCAATGATTGCTTTGGATATTGAAAGTGAAAAGCGTGAAAAAATGGTAGAATATTCAAAATTATTGGGAATTGCCTTTCAGATTAAGGATGATATTCTGGATATTGAAGGGAATTTTGAGGAAATTGGTAAAAAATCGAATGATGCTCAAAATGAAAAGACGACTTATCCGAGTATTTTTGGGCTTGAGAAAAGCAAAAAGTTGTTGCAGGAATATTTGGAAAAAGCAAAAAAGATTATTGAGAATGAGTTTGAGGGAAATCAATTATTTTTGGAATTAACGGATTATTTTGGGAATAGAAAAAAATAA
- the cobU gene encoding bifunctional adenosylcobinamide kinase/adenosylcobinamide-phosphate guanylyltransferase translates to MALIFVTGGAKSGKSKFAEELILSLNNGKQENVYLATSLVFDEEMKEKVRLHKERRKNNWGTVETYKNFENSLNEYFPKTKNGIKNNMLVDCLTTMITNIIFEEKDVDWDNFDKKSYVKIVEKLDKNVENTVNELLNITNQFENTIIVSNELGLGLVPSYPLGRYFREIAGKMNQAVAKRADEVYFVVSGIPMKIK, encoded by the coding sequence ATGGCATTAATTTTTGTTACTGGCGGGGCAAAAAGTGGGAAAAGCAAGTTTGCTGAAGAGTTAATTTTAAGTTTGAATAATGGGAAGCAGGAAAATGTGTATTTGGCAACATCGCTTGTGTTTGATGAGGAAATGAAGGAAAAGGTGAGGTTGCATAAGGAGAGAAGGAAAAACAATTGGGGAACTGTGGAAACTTATAAAAATTTTGAAAATAGTTTAAATGAATATTTTCCTAAAACAAAAAATGGCATTAAGAATAATATGCTTGTGGACTGTCTTACAACTATGATTACTAACATAATTTTTGAGGAAAAGGATGTTGACTGGGATAATTTTGACAAAAAATCTTATGTAAAAATTGTGGAAAAGTTGGACAAAAATGTGGAAAACACAGTAAATGAACTGCTGAATATAACAAATCAATTTGAAAATACGATAATTGTGTCAAATGAGCTGGGATTGGGGCTTGTGCCGAGTTATCCATTGGGACGTTATTTTCGTGAAATTGCAGGAAAAATGAATCAGGCTGTGGCAAAAAGGGCTGATGAAGTTTATTTTGTGGTGTCTGGCATTCCAATGAAAATTAAATAA
- the dnaE gene encoding DNA polymerase III subunit alpha has protein sequence MENKFVHLKLHTEYSLLEGVGKIDEYVEKAKKTGVKALAITDTSMFGAIEFFKKCKNAGIKPIIGLEVFLDGLEKVGEFSLTLLAKNQNGYKNLSKLSSISYSRFTRNRNKIKYDELKKYSDDLYILSGGINSEVVKGILDLENTQVRRVVEKLGKDFGDNFFIEVPAVERLEKARKMLFDIVRKNKFDNFVITNDVYYPNRKDAVLQKIVESIKEGSKIDTEKSENSEILYDDLYLKSENEIEKSFENKEYSEFYETGINNVEKIMENCNVDFEFHHFKFPKYSLPQNISEKEFLRNLVFEGLFHKYLKKSVSDSEKLQLDKNFEIIQKEIAKDEIAGQKLKEVKIREELLKNNLENVLERAEYELEIIDKMGYNGYFIIVWDFIKFSRENGVYVGPGRGSAAGSIVSYALNITEIDPLEYNLIFERFLNPERISMPDIDIDFDQEQREIVINYVVNKYGAEYVAHIITFGTLKARLAIRDVGRVLNVSLVKVDKIAKMIPFNTELKDALNNIPEFRKMYGTDREIKKVIDYSLKLEGKVRHASVHAAGVVISKDVLSDEIPTYSDGKTKIVSTQYQMKELEELGILKMDFLGLKNLTILRKTVENIEKRRKTKIVLNDIPLNDEKTYELLTKADTMGVFQCESAGIRSLMKKMKIEKFEDIIALLALYRPGPLRSGMVDDFINVKNNRTEIKYIDDSLKYILEETYGIILYQEQVMKIVSEMANYSLGEADELRRAIGKKNPELMKKNREKFVTNAEKNGVFSKKANEIYDLVEKFGGYGFNKSHSAAYALIVYWTAYFKANYPLEFFAAIITTEVHNLDRFVVFVNEAKEKGINIFLPDVNLSDYDFEIEESFENNNEIKKMGIRFGLFAVKGIGAALINEIKKERENGDFSSYEDFVYRMKQNGITKKQLESFILSGALDKLNGNRFEKYKSIDKILEYSQKKYESEEDLQMILFSGEKKFKGKFEMEKADEFPQKVLLENEKEYLGIYVSSHPLNEKKRLINIISHNKISEISQKELKKVRIIGIVKNVKKFATRAGKEPMVKFEMEDFQKNIEVVCFPREYVTFGYKITEGQIMVLEGIVNSEQNKNTVILNNICNIENLEENKNLKLYILIDEEVKEKNQKLKEIILKNKGDNQVFLAFKTNEKKEVVKLSKKYNVNLSLKFIRKVAKLFGIERIKLR, from the coding sequence ATGGAAAATAAATTTGTACATTTGAAATTGCATACGGAGTATTCACTGCTTGAAGGAGTAGGGAAAATAGATGAATATGTTGAAAAGGCTAAGAAAACAGGAGTAAAAGCACTTGCAATTACTGATACTTCGATGTTTGGGGCAATCGAGTTTTTTAAGAAGTGTAAAAATGCTGGAATAAAGCCGATTATTGGACTTGAGGTGTTTCTTGACGGACTGGAGAAAGTGGGGGAATTTTCGCTTACTTTACTTGCTAAAAATCAGAATGGGTATAAAAATTTATCAAAATTGTCGTCAATTTCATATAGCAGGTTTACACGGAATAGGAATAAGATTAAGTATGACGAATTGAAAAAATATTCGGATGACTTATATATTTTGTCGGGCGGGATAAATAGTGAAGTTGTAAAGGGTATTCTAGATTTGGAAAACACTCAGGTTAGAAGGGTTGTTGAAAAACTTGGTAAAGATTTTGGGGATAATTTTTTTATTGAAGTTCCTGCTGTGGAAAGGCTGGAAAAGGCTAGGAAAATGCTTTTTGACATTGTGCGTAAAAATAAATTTGATAATTTTGTTATTACGAATGATGTTTATTATCCAAATCGGAAAGATGCAGTTTTGCAGAAAATCGTGGAGTCGATAAAAGAGGGAAGCAAAATTGATACAGAAAAATCGGAAAATAGTGAAATTTTGTATGATGATCTGTATTTAAAATCTGAAAATGAAATAGAAAAAAGTTTTGAAAATAAGGAATATAGTGAATTTTATGAAACTGGAATTAATAATGTGGAAAAAATTATGGAAAACTGCAATGTTGATTTTGAGTTTCATCATTTTAAATTTCCAAAATATTCGTTGCCGCAAAATATAAGTGAAAAGGAGTTTTTACGAAATCTAGTATTTGAGGGGCTTTTTCACAAATATTTGAAAAAATCTGTTTCAGATTCTGAAAAATTGCAGTTGGATAAAAATTTTGAGATAATTCAAAAAGAGATTGCAAAAGATGAAATTGCTGGGCAGAAATTGAAAGAAGTTAAAATTCGGGAAGAATTATTAAAGAATAATTTGGAAAATGTTTTGGAGCGTGCAGAGTATGAGCTGGAAATTATTGATAAAATGGGATACAATGGATATTTTATCATTGTCTGGGATTTTATAAAATTCTCACGTGAAAATGGGGTTTATGTTGGGCCTGGAAGGGGTTCTGCGGCTGGGAGCATTGTTTCGTATGCCTTGAATATTACAGAAATTGACCCGCTTGAATATAACTTGATTTTTGAACGTTTTTTGAATCCTGAACGTATTTCGATGCCTGATATTGACATAGATTTTGATCAGGAACAGCGGGAAATTGTTATAAATTATGTGGTGAATAAATACGGGGCAGAGTATGTGGCACATATTATTACGTTTGGAACGCTAAAGGCTAGGCTTGCGATTCGTGATGTGGGACGTGTGTTAAATGTTTCGCTTGTAAAAGTCGATAAAATCGCTAAAATGATACCGTTTAATACGGAACTGAAAGATGCTCTGAACAATATTCCTGAATTTAGGAAAATGTATGGAACTGACAGGGAAATAAAAAAGGTGATTGATTATTCGCTTAAATTGGAGGGGAAAGTGCGACACGCCTCTGTTCATGCGGCTGGAGTCGTTATTTCCAAAGATGTGCTAAGTGATGAGATTCCGACTTATTCTGATGGGAAGACAAAGATTGTTTCGACGCAGTATCAGATGAAGGAACTGGAAGAGCTGGGAATTTTAAAAATGGATTTTCTTGGCTTGAAAAATCTCACGATTTTGCGGAAAACTGTGGAAAATATTGAGAAAAGACGAAAAACAAAAATTGTATTAAATGATATTCCTCTAAATGATGAAAAAACGTATGAATTGCTTACAAAGGCTGATACAATGGGAGTTTTCCAATGTGAGTCGGCTGGAATCAGAAGCCTTATGAAGAAAATGAAAATTGAAAAATTTGAGGACATAATCGCATTGCTTGCACTGTACCGTCCAGGACCTTTGCGAAGTGGAATGGTGGATGATTTTATTAATGTGAAAAATAACAGGACTGAGATAAAATATATTGATGATTCGCTAAAATACATACTTGAGGAAACTTATGGAATAATTTTGTATCAGGAGCAGGTTATGAAAATTGTGAGTGAAATGGCAAATTATTCACTTGGAGAAGCTGATGAGCTACGGCGTGCAATTGGAAAGAAAAATCCTGAACTAATGAAGAAAAATCGTGAAAAATTTGTAACAAATGCTGAAAAAAACGGAGTTTTTTCGAAAAAGGCAAATGAAATTTATGATTTAGTGGAAAAATTTGGTGGATATGGATTTAATAAGTCACATTCGGCGGCTTATGCCTTGATTGTTTACTGGACAGCGTATTTTAAGGCAAATTATCCATTGGAATTTTTTGCTGCGATAATAACAACCGAAGTGCATAATCTGGATAGATTTGTTGTTTTTGTGAATGAAGCGAAAGAAAAAGGAATTAATATATTTTTACCAGATGTGAATTTGTCTGATTATGATTTTGAAATTGAAGAAAGTTTTGAAAATAATAACGAAATAAAAAAAATGGGAATTAGATTTGGACTATTTGCGGTAAAAGGTATTGGAGCGGCTTTAATTAATGAAATAAAAAAAGAAAGAGAAAATGGGGATTTTTCCTCTTATGAAGATTTTGTTTATCGGATGAAGCAAAATGGGATTACGAAAAAGCAGTTGGAATCGTTTATTTTATCAGGAGCTTTGGATAAATTAAACGGGAATAGATTTGAAAAATACAAGTCTATTGATAAAATTTTAGAATATAGCCAGAAAAAATATGAATCTGAAGAGGATTTGCAAATGATTTTATTTAGTGGCGAGAAGAAATTTAAAGGTAAGTTTGAAATGGAAAAGGCTGATGAATTTCCTCAAAAAGTTTTGCTTGAAAATGAGAAGGAATATCTTGGAATTTATGTTTCAAGCCATCCGTTAAATGAGAAAAAAAGATTGATAAATATAATTTCCCATAATAAAATATCAGAAATTTCACAAAAGGAGTTAAAAAAAGTACGAATTATTGGAATAGTAAAAAATGTAAAAAAATTTGCAACACGAGCTGGAAAAGAGCCGATGGTAAAATTTGAAATGGAAGATTTTCAAAAAAACATTGAAGTTGTTTGTTTTCCAAGAGAATACGTAACTTTTGGCTATAAAATTACGGAAGGGCAGATTATGGTGCTGGAAGGAATTGTAAATTCTGAGCAAAATAAAAATACAGTTATTTTAAATAATATTTGTAACATTGAAAATCTGGAAGAAAATAAAAATCTAAAATTATACATCTTAATTGACGAAGAAGTGAAAGAAAAAAATCAAAAACTAAAAGAAATTATTTTAAAAAATAAAGGAGATAATCAAGTATTTTTGGCATTTAAAACGAATGAGAAAAAGGAAGTTGTGAAATTATCTAAGAAATATAATGTGAATTTGTCGCTGAAATTTATTAGGAAAGTTGCAAAATTATTTGGAATTGAGAGAATAAAATTAAGATAA
- the rsmD gene encoding 16S rRNA (guanine(966)-N(2))-methyltransferase RsmD, producing MRIVAGVLKNRRIKSREGRETRPTLERIKEAIFSIIGEKVADAKFLDLYSGTGNVSFEALSRGAKRAIMIEEDKEALRIIIENVNHLGIEEKCRAYKNDVSRAIEILARKNEIFDIIFLDPPYKENISTKTIEKISEENLLERDGIIISEHSTYEKMADKIGNFVKYDERDYNKKVVSFYRFEN from the coding sequence ATGAGAATTGTAGCAGGAGTACTGAAAAATAGGAGAATAAAATCAAGGGAAGGAAGAGAAACTAGACCTACGCTAGAAAGAATAAAAGAGGCAATTTTCAGCATAATTGGAGAAAAAGTTGCAGATGCCAAATTTTTGGATTTGTATTCAGGAACTGGGAATGTTTCGTTTGAAGCACTTAGCCGTGGGGCAAAAAGAGCAATTATGATTGAGGAAGATAAGGAGGCTCTTAGAATAATTATTGAAAATGTAAATCATTTAGGCATAGAAGAAAAATGTCGTGCCTATAAAAATGATGTTTCTCGTGCGATAGAAATTCTAGCGAGAAAAAATGAAATATTTGACATAATATTTTTGGATCCGCCTTACAAGGAAAATATTTCAACAAAAACGATTGAAAAAATATCAGAAGAAAATCTTTTGGAACGAGATGGAATTATAATTTCAGAACACAGCACGTATGAGAAAATGGCTGATAAAATAGGTAATTTTGTGAAGTACGACGAGAGGGATTATAATAAGAAGGTGGTTAGTTTTTATAGGTTTGAGAATTAA
- the pgeF gene encoding peptidoglycan editing factor PgeF produces MFIENKSYYYIEEFEKYGITAVYTKKIAGNMSDYCPIENQEEGIQKKNREKLLEDLNLTDKQEVMAFQTHSNNVKTIDEDTTKYYYEKEEDIDGFLTKRKDIAIFTFYADCLPIFVYDKENQVIGVWHSGWPGTFKEIMKSGLLEMKKNYGTKIENVIMALGIGIGQKDYEVGNEFYDKFMEKFGKSDGKIVEESFWFNEETKKYHFDNTKFNELMALKFGIKKENLIIANESTFNEKFHSYRRDGKNAGRATAMISFK; encoded by the coding sequence ATGTTTATAGAAAATAAAAGTTATTATTATATTGAAGAATTTGAAAAATACGGTATTACGGCAGTTTATACAAAGAAAATCGCTGGAAATATGTCTGATTATTGCCCAATCGAAAATCAGGAAGAAGGAATACAAAAAAAAAATCGTGAAAAGTTATTAGAAGACTTGAATTTAACAGATAAACAGGAAGTGATGGCATTTCAGACACATTCTAACAATGTAAAAACCATTGATGAAGATACAACGAAATATTATTATGAAAAAGAAGAAGATATTGATGGATTTCTGACAAAAAGGAAAGATATTGCAATTTTTACATTTTATGCGGATTGTTTGCCGATTTTTGTATATGATAAGGAAAATCAGGTTATTGGGGTGTGGCATTCAGGATGGCCGGGGACATTTAAGGAAATAATGAAGTCAGGACTTTTGGAAATGAAAAAAAATTATGGAACGAAAATTGAGAATGTAATAATGGCATTAGGAATTGGAATCGGACAAAAGGACTATGAAGTTGGAAATGAGTTTTATGATAAGTTTATGGAAAAATTTGGAAAAAGTGATGGCAAAATTGTAGAAGAATCATTCTGGTTTAATGAAGAAACAAAAAAATATCATTTTGACAATACAAAATTTAATGAACTTATGGCATTGAAATTTGGGATAAAAAAGGAAAATTTGATTATAGCAAATGAAAGCACATTTAATGAGAAATTTCATTCTTATAGAAGGGATGGAAAAAATGCTGGAAGGGCTACAGCAATGATTAGTTTTAAATAA
- a CDS encoding Cof-type HAD-IIB family hydrolase, which yields MNNIKAIFMDLDGTVLTSEHKVSENLIKKLRELEEKGVKTFIATGRTFISSKPFVEMLEIKNPVINYNGGRVTNPLNNEVIFEKPVEAQDVKELIKVSREKGIHLNLYMDDKLYIENETDEGKKYSESVEIPYYVKNFDEFIGKTSTKALFITENSILLELKKELEEKLPHINFVFSKPHYLECLNKEVNKGLAIKELLKKYDISPEETMAFGDQWNDLEMLKFVKYGYLMGNATEELKQEFSKDKITLSNDEDGIYEVIKAL from the coding sequence ATGAATAATATAAAAGCGATATTTATGGATTTGGATGGAACAGTGCTGACAAGTGAGCATAAAGTTTCGGAAAATTTGATAAAAAAATTGAGAGAATTGGAAGAAAAGGGAGTGAAAACATTTATTGCAACTGGGAGAACCTTTATTTCTTCAAAGCCTTTTGTGGAAATGCTGGAGATAAAAAATCCAGTAATTAACTATAATGGAGGAAGAGTTACAAATCCGTTAAATAATGAAGTTATCTTTGAGAAACCTGTTGAGGCACAAGATGTTAAGGAACTTATTAAAGTTTCGAGAGAAAAGGGAATTCACTTAAATTTATATATGGATGACAAGTTATATATTGAAAATGAAACAGATGAAGGTAAAAAATATTCAGAAAGTGTCGAAATTCCATATTATGTTAAAAATTTTGATGAATTCATTGGAAAAACTTCTACAAAAGCATTATTTATTACAGAAAATTCGATTTTACTGGAGTTGAAAAAGGAGCTGGAAGAAAAATTGCCACATATAAATTTTGTATTTTCAAAGCCACATTATCTAGAATGCTTGAATAAGGAAGTAAATAAAGGACTGGCAATAAAGGAACTGTTGAAAAAATATGATATTTCTCCAGAAGAAACAATGGCATTTGGGGATCAGTGGAATGATTTGGAAATGTTGAAGTTTGTGAAATATGGGTATCTTATGGGAAATGCCACGGAAGAACTAAAACAGGAATTTTCAAAAGATAAAATAACTCTGTCAAATGATGAAGATGGGATTTATGAAGTGATAAAGGCACTTTAG